From one Pirellulales bacterium genomic stretch:
- a CDS encoding helix-turn-helix transcriptional regulator produces the protein MTTIHGDKLRGHLEAMILSALERGDAHGLEILHRLEAAGCGLLQLKEGSLYPALYRLESAGDVQAVWEKEQHGRRGARRRIYRLTTKGKRQLSAGRAEWRQFVQVLGTILGGLT, from the coding sequence GTGACTACGATCCATGGCGACAAATTGCGCGGTCATTTGGAAGCGATGATCCTGTCGGCGCTCGAACGTGGTGACGCCCACGGACTGGAAATCCTGCACCGATTAGAGGCCGCTGGCTGTGGATTGCTGCAGCTCAAAGAGGGCTCGCTCTATCCGGCTTTATACCGGCTTGAATCCGCTGGCGACGTGCAGGCAGTTTGGGAAAAAGAGCAACACGGACGTCGCGGCGCGCGGCGCAGAATCTATCGGCTGACTACTAAGGGCAAGCGGCAATTGAGCGCGGGTCGAGCGGAGTGGCGACAATTTGTGCAGGTTTTGGGAACGATATTGGGAGGATTGACATGA